One Mycolicibacterium goodii genomic region harbors:
- a CDS encoding YlbL family protein: MNRRILTLLVALVPVVAFGVLLSVVQVPFVSLGPGPTFDTLGEVDGKEVVDIEGPDATVHPTSGHLNMTTVSQRDGLTLGQALTLWMSGREQLVPRDLVYPPDKSKDEIDEANTADFKNSEDSAEYAALSYLKYPMAVTVQSVTDPGPSVGKLRDGDAIDGVNGKAVANLDEFQALLKQTKPGDKLVIDYRRKNAPPGEATITLGDNPDRDYGYLGIAVLDAPWAPFDIEFNLANIGGPSAGLMFSLAVVDKLTTGDLNDGKFVAGTGTITGDGKVGSIGGITHKMLAAKEAGAEVFLVPADNCTEARSAPQDGLELVKVETLEGAVDALKTISAGGEPPRC, from the coding sequence GTGAACAGGCGGATTTTGACGCTGCTGGTCGCGTTGGTGCCGGTCGTGGCGTTCGGCGTGCTGCTGTCGGTGGTCCAGGTGCCCTTCGTCTCGCTGGGCCCGGGTCCGACGTTCGACACGCTCGGTGAGGTCGACGGCAAAGAGGTCGTCGACATCGAAGGCCCCGATGCGACCGTCCACCCGACGTCGGGGCATCTCAACATGACCACGGTGTCGCAGCGCGACGGACTGACCCTGGGCCAGGCGCTCACGCTGTGGATGTCCGGACGCGAACAACTGGTGCCTCGCGACCTGGTGTACCCGCCGGACAAGTCGAAGGACGAGATCGACGAGGCGAACACCGCCGACTTCAAGAACTCAGAGGACAGCGCCGAGTACGCCGCGTTGTCCTACCTCAAGTACCCCATGGCGGTGACGGTGCAGAGCGTCACCGATCCGGGTCCGTCGGTGGGCAAACTGCGCGACGGCGACGCCATCGACGGCGTCAACGGCAAGGCCGTGGCCAACCTCGACGAGTTCCAGGCGCTGCTCAAGCAGACCAAGCCCGGCGACAAGCTCGTCATCGACTACCGCCGCAAGAACGCGCCACCTGGGGAGGCCACGATCACCCTCGGTGACAACCCCGACCGCGACTACGGCTATCTGGGCATCGCGGTGCTCGACGCGCCGTGGGCGCCGTTCGACATCGAGTTCAACCTCGCCAACATCGGCGGGCCGTCGGCGGGCCTGATGTTCAGCCTCGCCGTCGTCGACAAGCTGACCACGGGCGATCTGAACGACGGCAAGTTCGTCGCGGGCACCGGCACCATCACCGGCGACGGCAAGGTGGGCTCGATCGGTGGCATCACCCACAAGATGCTGGCCGCCAAGGAGGCCGGGGCCGAGGTGTTCCTGGTGCCTGCCGACAACTGCACCGAGGCGCGTTCGGCGCCGCAGGACGGCCTCGAGCTCGTGAAGGTCGAGACGCTCGAAGGTGCCGTCGACGCGCTGAAGACGATTTCCGCTGGTGGCGAACCTCCACGGTGCTGA
- a CDS encoding BTAD domain-containing putative transcriptional regulator: MHYRLLGPLQVVHAGTPVDIGAPKQRAVLAMLLLAQGRVVSVDRLIDAVWGDDPPASATASLQAYISNLRRSLRDGSDAQVASPIVRQPPGYYLDVPADAVDLVQFTTGCAQAAQAVEEGRWLDALTAADEALALWRGPFLDDLRDEKWVTEDAARAAELRSECVDHRITALLALGRVPAALTAVAQLRSADPLSDRACWLHMLTLYRAGRASEALDTYTRYAQLLDNELALVPGAELRELQTAILRQAPELVAWPRPPEWTGAEEVHTPAAPAAPVADVGTQRGVLIGRDRELCIATDLLADVTAGETRWLVLSGPPGIGKTRLAEEIADRCDAEVVWVSCPDERSTPPWWPMRQLVRALGGDADEVLAVPSHADPDTARFQVYERVQALLESAHRPLVVVIDDVQWADSTSASCLAYIAGTLRDHPVAMVLTVRDGDHSSEVARVLATVARGDGNRHLALCSLSSDDVAVLANQISEDAVDDAEARVLAERTGGNPFFVSEYARLPRAERGEIPVAVKSVLDRRLAGLDPDVLAVLRVAAVIGDPIDADVVPVLARVAKIDFDTLADHLDAAADERIVVNAHTGDGYAFAHGLLRDHLMAGLPALRRQRLHAQVAEVLAGNPSDDAITRRAQHLVAAQPLADPVEVVAACRLAAEAATQRWSSDIAAGWWQAALDAYDRVPVASRSDAERDALTVAMLEAHSRAGRGRTVLRYVERHLTEALRNERADTAGLVASVLLRSSGGWPWLAPGDDPGALLTLLQRAADMAAGHPAAGARVLAALGVGCCYHPDPAVSAGHLERAEQLAEQTEDPDVLADVLMGRLITYSGVNERSHDIFEWMTRLNALQHSRFREDSVIAHSVATMSAMLLADIDLTERHLRAGVAGSEELQLPVLRAQLRWMEAVLATWRGDFDEAQRHHLIAAHVHEQTELYGAGSGLLAEVTLLREIGGPVPAGFGVTPADVERGGQGMEAMVCIALLTIERGSRTEAAARLEYWVNSDRGHVWTNLGEAAWLAHLAADYELGEYAEPLLAALKPFTERIALIGQVGHAGPVALATARLHALRGDRARALADLAIAEDIARRTEAKPTLLRCALLACQLDDEGPTRRQAAAKLAADAEAMSMRGIAAQARELA, translated from the coding sequence GTGCACTATCGTCTGCTCGGGCCGCTGCAGGTGGTGCATGCCGGTACGCCGGTCGATATAGGCGCCCCGAAACAGCGGGCCGTGCTCGCGATGCTGTTGCTGGCGCAGGGCCGCGTCGTGTCGGTCGACCGTCTGATCGACGCGGTCTGGGGTGACGATCCGCCGGCCAGCGCGACCGCGAGCTTGCAGGCCTACATCTCCAACCTCAGGCGGTCCCTGCGTGACGGTTCCGACGCCCAGGTGGCATCACCGATCGTGCGGCAGCCGCCCGGCTACTACCTCGATGTGCCGGCTGATGCGGTGGATCTGGTGCAGTTCACCACCGGCTGCGCGCAAGCCGCGCAGGCGGTGGAAGAGGGCCGCTGGCTCGACGCGCTGACCGCGGCTGACGAGGCCCTCGCGCTGTGGCGCGGTCCGTTTCTCGACGACCTGCGTGACGAGAAGTGGGTCACCGAGGACGCCGCGCGTGCCGCCGAGTTGCGCAGTGAGTGCGTCGACCACCGGATCACCGCGCTGCTGGCGCTGGGGCGGGTGCCTGCCGCGCTGACCGCTGTCGCGCAACTCCGTTCGGCCGACCCGCTTTCCGACCGCGCCTGCTGGCTGCACATGCTGACGCTGTATCGCGCTGGTCGCGCATCCGAGGCGCTGGACACCTACACCCGCTATGCGCAGTTGCTCGACAACGAATTGGCGCTGGTCCCGGGCGCCGAGCTGCGCGAATTGCAGACCGCGATCCTGCGCCAGGCACCCGAACTCGTCGCGTGGCCGCGGCCGCCGGAATGGACCGGCGCCGAGGAGGTGCACACCCCCGCGGCGCCGGCCGCGCCCGTGGCCGACGTCGGCACCCAGCGCGGCGTCCTGATCGGTCGCGACCGCGAATTGTGTATTGCCACAGATCTTCTCGCGGATGTGACGGCGGGGGAGACCCGGTGGCTGGTGTTGTCCGGGCCGCCGGGCATCGGCAAGACCCGCCTCGCCGAGGAGATCGCCGACCGCTGCGACGCCGAGGTGGTGTGGGTGTCGTGCCCGGACGAACGGTCCACCCCGCCGTGGTGGCCGATGCGACAACTGGTGCGCGCCTTGGGCGGTGACGCCGACGAGGTGCTTGCCGTGCCGTCGCACGCCGATCCCGATACCGCGCGGTTCCAGGTGTACGAGCGGGTACAGGCGCTGTTGGAGTCGGCGCACCGGCCACTGGTCGTCGTGATCGACGATGTGCAGTGGGCGGATTCGACCTCGGCCAGTTGTCTGGCCTACATCGCGGGCACCCTGCGCGACCATCCGGTGGCCATGGTGCTCACGGTGCGCGACGGTGACCACAGCAGCGAGGTCGCGCGCGTGTTGGCGACGGTGGCACGCGGCGATGGTAACCGGCACCTGGCATTGTGTTCGTTGTCATCTGATGACGTTGCGGTATTGGCCAATCAGATCTCCGAGGATGCCGTCGACGACGCCGAGGCCCGGGTCCTGGCCGAGCGCACCGGCGGAAATCCGTTCTTCGTTTCCGAATACGCCCGTCTGCCACGCGCCGAGCGCGGCGAGATCCCGGTGGCGGTCAAGTCGGTGCTCGACCGGCGCCTTGCCGGACTCGACCCAGATGTGCTCGCGGTGCTGCGGGTTGCGGCGGTGATCGGCGATCCCATCGACGCCGACGTGGTGCCCGTGCTGGCGCGGGTCGCGAAGATCGACTTCGACACGCTGGCAGACCATTTGGACGCCGCGGCCGACGAACGCATCGTGGTCAATGCCCACACCGGCGACGGATACGCGTTCGCCCACGGACTGCTGCGTGACCATTTGATGGCAGGCCTGCCCGCGCTACGTCGACAGCGCCTACACGCGCAGGTGGCCGAAGTGTTGGCGGGCAACCCATCTGACGATGCGATAACGCGGCGCGCGCAGCATCTGGTGGCCGCACAACCGTTGGCCGACCCGGTGGAGGTGGTGGCGGCGTGCAGGCTGGCCGCCGAGGCCGCCACCCAACGCTGGAGCTCGGACATCGCGGCCGGGTGGTGGCAGGCCGCGCTCGACGCCTATGACCGGGTGCCGGTCGCGTCCCGCAGCGACGCCGAACGCGACGCGCTCACCGTGGCGATGCTCGAAGCGCATTCCCGCGCGGGCCGAGGTCGCACGGTGCTGCGCTACGTGGAACGTCACCTCACCGAGGCGTTGCGCAACGAGCGCGCCGACACCGCGGGCCTGGTCGCCAGTGTGCTGTTGCGGTCCAGCGGGGGATGGCCGTGGTTGGCCCCCGGTGACGATCCGGGTGCGCTGCTGACGTTGTTGCAGCGCGCCGCGGACATGGCTGCCGGCCACCCGGCGGCCGGGGCGCGCGTGCTGGCCGCACTCGGTGTCGGATGCTGCTATCACCCGGATCCCGCGGTGTCCGCCGGTCACCTGGAGCGCGCCGAACAGCTCGCCGAACAGACCGAGGATCCCGATGTGCTCGCCGACGTGCTCATGGGCCGGCTCATCACGTACTCGGGGGTCAACGAACGCAGCCACGATATCTTCGAATGGATGACGCGACTCAACGCGTTGCAGCACAGCAGGTTTCGTGAGGACTCGGTGATCGCCCATTCGGTGGCGACAATGTCGGCGATGCTCCTCGCCGACATCGATCTGACCGAGCGTCACCTCAGGGCCGGAGTTGCCGGCAGTGAGGAACTGCAACTTCCCGTTCTGCGTGCCCAATTGCGGTGGATGGAAGCAGTTTTGGCGACGTGGCGCGGAGACTTCGACGAGGCGCAACGCCACCATCTGATTGCGGCGCACGTTCATGAGCAGACCGAACTCTACGGTGCCGGAAGCGGTCTGCTGGCCGAGGTGACCCTGCTGCGGGAGATCGGCGGACCGGTCCCGGCGGGATTCGGGGTCACGCCCGCCGACGTAGAAAGAGGCGGGCAGGGCATGGAGGCCATGGTGTGCATCGCGCTGCTGACCATCGAGCGCGGCTCGCGCACCGAGGCCGCCGCGAGGCTGGAGTACTGGGTGAACTCCGATCGCGGACACGTCTGGACCAACCTGGGTGAGGCGGCCTGGTTGGCCCACCTGGCTGCCGACTACGAGCTGGGCGAGTACGCCGAGCCGTTGCTCGCCGCCCTGAAGCCTTTCACCGAGCGCATCGCGTTGATCGGACAGGTAGGCCACGCCGGCCCGGTGGCGCTGGCCACGGCCAGGCTGCACGCCTTGCGCGGGGACCGTGCCCGAGCGCTCGCGGACCTCGCGATTGCCGAGGACATCGCGCGTCGGACCGAGGCCAAACCCACGCTGCTGCGCTGCGCGCTGCTGGCCTGTCAGCTCGACGACGAGGGCCCGACCCGGCGCCAAGCGGCGGCCAAGCTGGCCGCCGACGCTGAGGCGATGAGCATGCGCGGCATCGCCGCGCAGGCCCGGGAACTCGCCTGA
- a CDS encoding zinc-dependent metalloprotease, translating into MADLPFGFSAGDDPDRDKNKKDPDSGAGSGNPGSDPFGLGMGGAGFDMGDLGQIFTKLGEMFSGAGSAMAGGKQSGPVNYDLARQLANSSIGFVAPVPEKTVGAVADAVRLAETWLDGVTPLPAGTTRAVAWTSSDWLDNTMDTWKRLCDPVAEQVSTMWTAALPEEAKAMAGPLLAMMSQMGGMAFGSQLGQALGKLSREVLTSTDIGLPLGPKGVAALLPEAIESLAEGLERPRSEILTFLAAREAAHHRLFSHVPWLSSQLLGAVEAFAKGMKVDMSGIEDFARGFNPASLNDPSEMEQLLNQGIFEPKATPEQEAALERLETLLALIEGWVQTVVTGALGDRIPGTSAMSETLRRRRATGGPAEQTFATLVGLELRPRKMREAAALWERLTEAVGADARDGVWQHPDLLPSSSDLDEPAGFIDRMVGGDTSGIDEAIDQAIADLQKNDPDEGTGNAGGTDKS; encoded by the coding sequence ATGGCTGACCTGCCCTTCGGCTTCTCCGCCGGGGACGACCCCGACCGAGACAAGAACAAGAAGGACCCCGACTCCGGGGCCGGCTCCGGCAACCCCGGATCGGACCCGTTCGGCTTAGGCATGGGCGGAGCGGGCTTCGACATGGGCGATCTCGGACAGATCTTCACCAAGCTCGGTGAGATGTTCAGCGGAGCCGGCAGCGCGATGGCGGGCGGCAAACAGTCCGGACCGGTCAACTACGACCTGGCGCGGCAACTGGCCAACAGCTCGATCGGATTCGTCGCCCCCGTCCCCGAGAAGACCGTGGGTGCGGTGGCCGACGCGGTCCGGCTCGCCGAGACATGGCTCGACGGCGTGACCCCGCTGCCTGCGGGAACCACCCGCGCCGTGGCCTGGACCTCCAGTGACTGGCTCGACAACACCATGGACACGTGGAAGCGGCTGTGTGACCCGGTCGCCGAGCAGGTGTCGACGATGTGGACCGCGGCGCTGCCCGAGGAAGCCAAGGCCATGGCGGGCCCCCTGCTGGCGATGATGTCGCAGATGGGCGGCATGGCGTTCGGCTCGCAGCTGGGCCAGGCCCTGGGCAAGCTCTCACGAGAAGTGTTGACCTCCACCGACATCGGTCTGCCGCTGGGGCCCAAAGGTGTCGCCGCGCTGCTACCGGAGGCCATCGAGTCACTCGCCGAGGGGCTGGAGCGTCCCCGCAGCGAGATCCTGACCTTCCTGGCCGCACGCGAGGCCGCGCACCACCGCCTGTTCAGCCACGTGCCGTGGCTGTCGAGCCAGCTGTTGGGCGCGGTCGAGGCCTTCGCCAAGGGCATGAAGGTCGACATGTCCGGCATCGAGGACTTCGCCCGCGGGTTCAACCCCGCGTCGCTGAACGACCCGTCGGAGATGGAGCAACTGCTCAACCAGGGCATCTTCGAGCCGAAGGCCACCCCCGAGCAGGAGGCCGCACTCGAACGGCTCGAGACGTTGCTCGCGCTCATCGAGGGCTGGGTGCAGACCGTCGTCACCGGCGCGCTGGGTGATCGCATCCCCGGAACCTCGGCGATGTCGGAGACCCTGCGTCGCCGTCGTGCCACCGGCGGGCCGGCCGAGCAGACGTTCGCCACGCTCGTGGGGCTGGAACTGCGCCCCCGCAAGATGCGGGAGGCCGCCGCGCTGTGGGAGCGGTTGACCGAGGCCGTCGGCGCCGACGCACGCGACGGCGTATGGCAGCACCCCGACCTGCTGCCCAGTTCGTCCGATCTCGACGAGCCGGCGGGGTTCATCGACCGCATGGTCGGCGGCGACACCTCCGGAATCGACGAGGCCATCGACCAGGCGATCGCCGATCTGCAGAAGAACGACCCCGACGAGGGCACCGGGAACGCTGGGGGCACCGACAAGTCCTGA
- a CDS encoding UPF0182 family protein, translating to MGMRPTARMPKLTRRSRVLIALALVVVLLLLLGPRLVDTYVDWLWFGELGYRSVFTTVLATRVIVFVVVALVIGAIVFAGLALAYRTRPVFVPTAGPNDPVARYRTTVMARLRLFGIGIPLFIGLLAGIVAQSYWVRIQLFLHGGDFGITDPEFGKDLGFYAFDLPFYRLVLTYLFVATFLAFIANLLGHYLFGGIRLTGRVGALSRAARIQLISLAGTLIVLKAFAYWLDRYELLSNDRSAKPFTGAGYTDINAVLPAKLIMLAIAVICAVAVFSALVLRDLRIPAIGVALLLLSSLVVGAGWPLIVEQFSVKPNAAQKEAEYISRSIAATRHAYGLTDETVTYRNYENTGQTTAAQVAADRATTSNIRLLDPTIVSPAFTQFQQGKNFYFFPDQLSIDRYVGPDGNLRDYVVAARELNPDRLIDNQRDWINRHTVYTHGNGFIASPANTVRGVANDPNQNGGYPEFLASVVGANGSVISPGPAPLDQPRIYFGPVIANTPADYAIVGKTGDTDREYDYETNTETKNYTYTGSGGVPIGNWLARSVFAAKFAERNFLFSNVIGENSKILFNRDPAERVEAVAPWLTTDTSVYPAIVNKRMVWIVDGYTTLDNYPYSELTTLSSATADSNEVAVNRLAPDKKVSYIRNSVKATVDAYDGTVTLYAQDENDPVLKAWMAVFPGTVKPKADISPELQAHLRYPEDLFKVQRALLAKYHVDNPVTFFSAQDFWDVPLDPNPTASSFQPPYYIVAKDLVKNDNSASFQLTSALNRFQRDFLAAYVSASSDPETYGKLTVLTIPGQVNGPKLAFNAISTDTAVSQDLGVIGRDNQNRIRWGNLLTLPVADGGLLYVAPVYASPGASDAASSYPRLIRVAMLYNDRVGYGPTVSDALTELFGPGAGATATDVAPTDGRPAQAAAAPANGQPAATPPPANADGRPAQSPPPPAAATPGGPVQLSPAKAEALQDLESALTAAQDAQRSGDFAEYGQALQRLNDAMKKYDAAK from the coding sequence GTGGGTATGCGGCCGACGGCAAGGATGCCGAAGCTGACGCGACGTAGTCGTGTCCTGATCGCCTTGGCGCTGGTGGTGGTGCTGCTGTTGCTGCTCGGGCCGCGGCTCGTCGACACCTACGTCGACTGGTTGTGGTTCGGCGAACTGGGCTACCGCTCGGTGTTCACCACCGTCCTCGCGACGCGGGTGATCGTGTTCGTCGTCGTGGCGCTGGTGATCGGCGCGATCGTGTTCGCCGGTCTGGCACTGGCGTACCGCACGCGGCCGGTGTTCGTCCCGACCGCCGGTCCCAACGATCCGGTGGCCCGGTACCGCACGACGGTGATGGCGCGGCTGCGGTTGTTCGGGATCGGCATCCCGCTGTTCATCGGTCTGCTGGCCGGCATCGTCGCGCAGAGCTACTGGGTGCGCATCCAGCTGTTCCTGCACGGCGGGGACTTCGGCATCACCGACCCCGAGTTCGGCAAGGACCTCGGGTTCTATGCGTTCGATCTGCCGTTCTACCGGCTGGTGCTGACGTACCTTTTCGTGGCGACGTTCCTGGCGTTCATCGCGAACCTGTTGGGCCACTACCTGTTCGGCGGCATCCGTCTCACCGGCCGGGTGGGTGCGCTCAGCCGCGCCGCGCGCATCCAGTTGATCAGTCTCGCGGGCACCCTCATCGTGCTCAAGGCGTTCGCCTACTGGCTCGACCGGTACGAACTGCTCAGCAACGACCGCTCCGCCAAGCCGTTCACCGGCGCGGGATACACCGACATCAACGCCGTGCTGCCGGCCAAACTGATCATGCTCGCCATCGCGGTGATCTGCGCCGTGGCGGTGTTCTCCGCACTCGTGCTGCGAGACTTGCGGATTCCGGCGATCGGTGTGGCGCTGTTGTTGCTGAGCTCACTGGTGGTGGGTGCGGGCTGGCCGCTGATCGTCGAGCAGTTCAGCGTCAAGCCGAACGCCGCGCAGAAGGAAGCCGAGTACATCAGCCGCAGCATCGCGGCGACCAGGCACGCCTATGGGCTCACCGACGAGACCGTGACCTACCGGAACTACGAGAACACCGGGCAGACGACCGCTGCACAGGTCGCGGCCGACCGGGCGACCACGTCGAACATCCGACTGCTCGACCCGACGATCGTCAGCCCCGCCTTCACTCAGTTCCAGCAGGGTAAGAACTTCTACTTCTTCCCCGATCAGCTGTCCATCGACCGCTACGTCGGCCCGGACGGCAACCTGCGTGACTACGTGGTCGCGGCCCGTGAGCTCAACCCGGACCGCTTGATCGACAACCAGCGCGACTGGATCAACCGGCACACCGTGTACACCCACGGCAACGGGTTCATCGCCTCGCCTGCCAACACGGTGCGCGGTGTCGCCAACGACCCCAACCAGAACGGCGGTTATCCCGAGTTCCTCGCGAGCGTCGTCGGCGCCAACGGCAGCGTGATCTCGCCTGGGCCCGCGCCCCTGGACCAGCCGCGCATCTACTTCGGCCCGGTCATCGCGAACACGCCTGCCGACTACGCGATCGTCGGCAAGACCGGCGACACCGACCGCGAGTACGACTACGAGACGAACACCGAGACCAAGAACTACACCTACACCGGCTCCGGCGGTGTGCCGATCGGCAACTGGCTGGCCCGTAGCGTGTTCGCCGCGAAGTTCGCCGAGCGGAACTTCCTGTTCTCCAACGTGATCGGCGAGAACAGCAAGATCCTGTTCAACCGCGACCCGGCCGAGCGCGTCGAGGCTGTGGCGCCGTGGCTGACCACAGACACCAGCGTGTACCCGGCCATCGTCAACAAGCGGATGGTGTGGATCGTCGACGGTTACACCACGTTGGACAACTACCCGTACTCGGAGTTGACGACGCTGTCGAGCGCGACCGCCGACTCCAACGAGGTGGCCGTAAACCGGTTGGCACCGGACAAGAAGGTGTCCTACATCCGCAACTCGGTGAAGGCCACCGTCGACGCCTACGACGGCACGGTCACGCTGTACGCGCAGGACGAGAACGATCCGGTGCTCAAGGCGTGGATGGCTGTGTTCCCCGGCACCGTCAAGCCCAAGGCGGACATCAGCCCGGAACTGCAGGCACACCTGCGTTACCCCGAGGACCTATTCAAGGTGCAGCGGGCCCTGCTCGCCAAGTACCACGTGGACAACCCCGTGACGTTCTTCTCGGCGCAGGACTTCTGGGACGTGCCGCTGGACCCGAACCCGACGGCCAGCAGCTTCCAGCCGCCGTACTACATCGTGGCCAAAGACCTTGTGAAGAACGACAACTCAGCGTCGTTCCAGCTGACCAGTGCGCTCAACCGCTTCCAGCGTGACTTCCTGGCGGCCTATGTCAGTGCGAGCTCAGACCCCGAGACCTACGGCAAGCTCACGGTGCTCACCATTCCGGGCCAGGTCAACGGGCCGAAGTTGGCGTTCAACGCGATCAGTACCGACACCGCGGTCAGCCAGGACCTGGGCGTGATCGGTCGTGACAACCAGAACCGCATCCGGTGGGGCAACCTGCTGACGCTCCCGGTGGCCGACGGTGGTCTGCTCTACGTCGCACCGGTCTACGCCTCGCCGGGCGCCAGCGATGCCGCCTCGTCGTACCCGCGCCTCATCCGTGTGGCGATGTTGTACAACGACAGAGTCGGTTACGGTCCGACGGTCAGCGACGCCCTGACCGAGCTGTTCGGTCCGGGGGCCGGCGCCACCGCCACCGACGTCGCGCCGACCGACGGCAGGCCGGCCCAGGCCGCCGCGGCGCCCGCGAACGGACAGCCCGCCGCGACGCCGCCACCGGCCAATGCCGACGGTCGTCCGGCGCAGTCGCCGCCACCTCCGGCGGCGGCGACACCGGGTGGGCCGGTGCAGCTCTCCCCGGCCAAGGCTGAAGCACTGCAGGACCTGGAGTCGGCGCTCACGGCCGCGCAGGATGCTCAGCGCAGCGGTGACTTCGCCGAATACGGTCAGGCGTTGCAGCGCCTCAACGACGCGATGAAGAAATACGACGCCGCGAAGTAA
- a CDS encoding FAD-binding oxidoreductase — MTLTDLPHGTEGLADALDGLRAHVVAPVALPGEAGYERATPWNVAAEVKPAAVVLATSAYDVANTVRFAASRGMRVTVQATGHGAMGVTDDTILVVTSGMTGCTVDPGTRTARVAAGATWQHVIDAAAPHGLAPLCGSAPNVGVIGYLTGGGVGPLVRTVGLSSDHVRSFELVTGTGELLRATPEDNAELFWGLRGGKATLGIVTSMEIDLPPIPEFYGGAVIFDGSDAAAVLRAWSTWCVTLPESINTSIALQHLPPLPGVPEPLAGKLTVAVRYTAIGDYARAERLLAPMRAVATPLLDTIAVHPYAAIGGVHADPVDPMPCCESHTLLRELPPEAVDVLLSAAGPDSPPVQTIVEVRLFGGALACEPRHRSAFCHRDAGFGVTAIGVLMPPTADTVRAHGAALVDALTPWSTGGQLPNFAPSDDAGRAARVYDEDTLHWLAALAERYDPAGVYRCGQVVRFTA; from the coding sequence ATGACCCTGACCGACCTCCCGCACGGCACCGAGGGCCTCGCCGACGCCCTGGACGGGCTGCGCGCACATGTCGTGGCCCCCGTGGCGCTGCCGGGTGAAGCCGGCTACGAGCGTGCCACCCCGTGGAATGTGGCCGCCGAAGTGAAGCCCGCCGCCGTGGTGCTGGCCACCTCGGCCTACGACGTCGCCAACACCGTGCGTTTCGCGGCGTCGAGAGGGATGCGGGTGACGGTGCAGGCCACCGGCCACGGCGCGATGGGCGTTACCGACGACACGATCCTGGTGGTGACCTCGGGTATGACCGGATGCACCGTCGACCCGGGCACCCGTACGGCCCGAGTGGCCGCCGGCGCCACCTGGCAGCACGTGATCGACGCTGCGGCGCCGCACGGCCTCGCTCCGCTGTGTGGGTCCGCGCCGAATGTGGGCGTGATCGGTTACCTCACCGGCGGCGGCGTCGGCCCGCTGGTGCGCACCGTGGGGCTGTCGTCCGACCACGTGCGGTCCTTCGAGTTGGTCACCGGGACAGGGGAGTTGCTGCGGGCGACACCGGAGGACAACGCCGAGCTGTTCTGGGGGCTGCGCGGCGGCAAAGCGACACTGGGCATCGTCACCTCGATGGAGATCGACCTTCCACCCATCCCTGAGTTCTACGGCGGTGCAGTCATTTTCGACGGGTCCGACGCCGCGGCGGTGCTGCGTGCGTGGAGCACCTGGTGTGTGACATTGCCAGAGAGCATCAATACCTCCATCGCCCTGCAGCATCTCCCGCCGCTTCCCGGCGTGCCGGAGCCATTGGCGGGCAAGCTCACGGTTGCGGTGCGCTACACCGCCATCGGTGACTACGCCCGGGCGGAACGTCTGCTGGCGCCCATGCGCGCCGTGGCCACGCCGCTGCTGGACACCATCGCGGTGCACCCGTACGCCGCCATCGGCGGGGTCCATGCCGATCCGGTCGATCCCATGCCGTGTTGCGAAAGCCACACGCTGCTGCGGGAACTGCCGCCCGAAGCGGTCGATGTCCTGCTGTCGGCGGCCGGTCCGGACTCGCCGCCGGTGCAGACGATCGTCGAAGTACGCCTGTTCGGTGGAGCTTTGGCGTGTGAGCCGCGGCACCGCAGCGCGTTCTGCCACCGCGACGCCGGATTCGGCGTCACCGCCATCGGTGTGCTGATGCCGCCGACCGCCGACACCGTGCGCGCGCACGGCGCGGCTCTCGTCGACGCGCTCACACCGTGGTCGACCGGCGGGCAACTGCCGAACTTCGCACCATCCGACGATGCCGGGCGCGCCGCGCGGGTGTACGACGAGGACACCCTGCACTGGCTGGCCGCGCTCGCCGAACGCTACGACCCGGCCGGGGTGTACCGATGCGGTCAGGTCGTGCGTTTCACCGCCTGA
- a CDS encoding cyclodehydratase — protein MTARYALTPGRPVLLRPDGAAQIGWDPRSALRVRPPDGMTLTQLTDLLHALQVGCSADELRSATDKFGDSTSVDGVLDALRAAGVLARLPDKPARAATIRIHGSGPLSELLAGALRRSGARLQHTTESYAAPRPGTDLVVLADELVAEPRILRELHRSRIAHLPVRVRDGAGLVGPLVIPGVTSCLHCADLHRADRDAAWPALAAQLRGTVGSASRATILATAALALRQVDLVIRAIGGTPGYHEPPATLDTTLELTADGYSLDFRRWSRHPECPC, from the coding sequence ATGACCGCGCGGTACGCCCTCACACCCGGCAGGCCGGTGCTGCTGCGGCCCGACGGCGCGGCACAGATCGGGTGGGATCCGCGCAGCGCGCTTCGGGTCCGGCCGCCCGACGGCATGACGCTGACGCAGCTGACCGATCTGTTGCACGCCCTGCAGGTCGGCTGCAGCGCCGACGAATTGCGCTCGGCCACCGACAAATTCGGCGACAGCACCTCCGTCGACGGGGTGCTCGACGCACTGCGCGCCGCTGGTGTCCTGGCACGGCTACCCGACAAGCCGGCACGGGCCGCGACGATCCGGATCCACGGAAGCGGCCCGTTGTCGGAGCTGCTGGCCGGCGCGCTGCGCCGCTCAGGCGCGCGGTTACAGCACACGACCGAGTCCTACGCCGCGCCGCGGCCCGGCACCGACCTCGTGGTGCTGGCCGACGAACTGGTCGCCGAACCGCGCATCCTGCGCGAACTGCACCGCTCCCGCATCGCCCACCTGCCGGTGCGCGTGCGCGACGGAGCCGGACTGGTCGGCCCCCTGGTCATCCCGGGGGTGACGAGCTGCCTGCACTGTGCCGACCTGCACCGCGCCGACCGGGACGCGGCGTGGCCCGCGTTGGCGGCGCAGCTCCGCGGCACCGTCGGCAGCGCCAGCCGCGCCACGATCCTGGCCACCGCGGCCCTCGCCCTGCGGCAGGTCGACCTGGTCATCCGCGCGATCGGCGGCACGCCGGGATACCACGAGCCGCCCGCGACCCTGGACACCACCCTCGAACTGACCGCCGACGGCTACTCGTTGGACTTCCGCCGCTGGTCACGACACCCGGAATGCCCATGTTGA